From the Paenibacillus sp. FSL H8-0548 genome, one window contains:
- a CDS encoding dockerin type I domain-containing protein: protein MCKRKWLITFIMLLCVVMTVKPEMSWASADFDGLPSAQLEGLRVVEAGQSFETFYVLPSSNEPMIAQDITITFDPKQVEFLGADYIRDGWIIAGQTQSQGEVRLLAASGSGNSFEYGDHDRLVLYWKAKLGMPASVPKIAIASMEGALGSESGLHLRSFTAAAAIQGDLNDDGLVTVGDLALVVTALGKSEVSPDWASYAKMDLNEDGTVDYYDLLMVAELILHGKITPASTTLTGPATASAGDTVELVFGINDLFQHIYAQDLILSFDDQTLEFIGAASINEERFHVLDSDVTSGAIRLLIVHMDTLFPSPSTQYVRLHFKVKSGTHSESTIVSVQSLIVANGLGEETDISGVAHTISFEMTNTEAGDLNGDHRISIGDLAILANGYGKSSTDADWSSVKQGDLNDDGFIDISDLSLLAAKILL, encoded by the coding sequence ATGTGCAAGAGGAAGTGGCTTATTACTTTTATCATGCTTTTGTGCGTGGTCATGACGGTTAAGCCCGAAATGTCATGGGCGTCCGCAGATTTCGATGGACTGCCTAGTGCGCAGCTGGAGGGACTGCGAGTCGTCGAAGCGGGACAAAGCTTTGAGACCTTCTATGTGCTGCCTAGTTCCAATGAGCCGATGATTGCTCAGGATATTACGATCACCTTTGATCCGAAGCAGGTGGAGTTCTTGGGCGCTGACTATATTAGAGATGGATGGATCATTGCTGGACAAACGCAAAGCCAAGGAGAGGTCAGACTGCTTGCGGCGAGCGGCAGTGGAAACAGCTTTGAATACGGTGATCATGATAGGCTAGTTCTCTATTGGAAGGCGAAGCTTGGTATGCCTGCTTCAGTGCCTAAGATAGCAATTGCAAGTATGGAAGGGGCGCTAGGCAGCGAGAGCGGCTTGCATCTTCGCAGCTTTACTGCTGCAGCAGCCATTCAAGGAGATTTGAATGACGATGGCTTAGTAACGGTTGGAGATTTGGCGCTCGTTGTAACGGCGCTTGGGAAGTCGGAAGTCAGTCCAGATTGGGCTAGCTATGCGAAAATGGACCTCAATGAAGATGGAACGGTTGATTATTATGACTTGCTCATGGTTGCTGAGCTTATCCTTCATGGGAAAATCACGCCAGCCTCCACAACGCTGACCGGTCCTGCGACGGCTTCTGCTGGTGATACGGTGGAGCTGGTTTTTGGGATTAATGATCTGTTTCAGCATATTTACGCGCAGGACCTGATCCTATCGTTCGACGATCAGACGCTTGAATTCATTGGAGCAGCTTCAATCAACGAGGAGAGGTTTCATGTTTTGGACTCAGACGTAACCAGCGGCGCAATACGATTGCTAATCGTACATATGGACACGCTGTTCCCAAGTCCGAGCACACAATATGTACGTCTACACTTTAAAGTTAAGTCGGGTACTCACTCTGAATCTACAATAGTATCCGTACAGTCGCTTATAGTTGCTAATGGCTTGGGCGAGGAGACGGATATTAGCGGCGTAGCGCATACCATCAGCTTCGAGATGACGAATACAGAAGCAGGTGACCTCAATGGAGATCATCGAATCAGTATTGGAGATCTTGCTATTCTTGCCAATGGCTACGGTAAATCGTCGACTGATGCGGATTGGTCTAGCGTAAAGCAAGGCGACTTGAATGATGACGGATTTATTGATATTTCCGATCTTTCACTTCTGGCAGCAAAAATTTTGTTGTGA